A genomic stretch from Vibrio algarum includes:
- a CDS encoding SLC13 family permease, with translation MEIRFNAKKTVLVSTAVIAILLAIFPIAEQAVVFSHSAAVVLITLVFWTTGVVPPFLVGLIFFALATVFKLIEPTLLFSGFGSTAVWLIISGFVIGAAISTSGLGKRLASTVAPHLTGSYTRLVGGLVISAMLLGFVMPSSVGRAVVLIPIGMALADQVGFSKGSNGRIGIAVALALACNMPSFAVLPANIPNMILAGASETLYDIQFSYTEYLLLHFPVLGILKSLLIIFLVLKIFPDEISSNCTQDSTDAQDQFDQKSQKKVAILLGITLLFWVTDTIHGVNPAWVGLVTAVILLLPKIGVIPPKSFNNSVDFGTVVFVSSALGLGMLVNESGIGTYMGEAFSQLLPSSSSGSFFGFMSLSLTSVVTGLVTTIPGVPAVLSPLAAEFAQATGFSTTAVLMTQVIGFSTVIFPYQVAPLIVAMQLSQEPLSKLVKITLPLTAITIIVLFPLDYIWWLVLNYI, from the coding sequence ATGGAAATCAGATTTAACGCAAAAAAAACGGTGTTAGTCTCAACAGCAGTGATTGCGATTTTGTTGGCTATTTTTCCCATTGCTGAACAGGCTGTTGTATTTTCACATAGTGCTGCTGTGGTTCTTATAACGTTAGTCTTTTGGACAACTGGTGTGGTTCCTCCTTTTCTGGTTGGGCTTATCTTTTTTGCTCTGGCAACGGTTTTTAAACTGATTGAACCAACATTACTCTTTTCTGGCTTTGGTTCCACTGCGGTATGGTTAATTATTTCTGGATTTGTAATTGGAGCAGCTATCTCTACTTCAGGTCTAGGTAAAAGATTGGCATCGACGGTCGCTCCTCACTTAACAGGAAGTTATACAAGATTGGTTGGTGGCTTGGTAATAAGTGCGATGCTGCTTGGATTTGTAATGCCTTCGTCTGTGGGACGGGCCGTTGTACTTATACCTATCGGCATGGCCCTCGCAGATCAGGTCGGATTCTCAAAAGGGAGTAACGGACGAATAGGAATAGCCGTTGCTTTAGCTTTGGCTTGTAATATGCCAAGCTTCGCTGTTTTGCCCGCTAATATTCCCAACATGATACTAGCTGGTGCAAGTGAAACTCTTTATGACATTCAGTTTAGTTATACCGAATATTTGCTGCTTCACTTTCCAGTGCTTGGTATTTTAAAATCCCTGCTAATTATATTTCTAGTGTTAAAAATTTTTCCTGATGAAATTTCGTCAAACTGTACACAAGATTCAACTGATGCACAGGATCAGTTTGACCAAAAGTCACAAAAAAAAGTGGCCATTCTTCTTGGTATTACGCTGTTGTTTTGGGTCACGGATACAATTCATGGTGTTAACCCGGCATGGGTGGGCTTGGTGACTGCCGTCATTTTGTTATTACCTAAAATTGGTGTCATTCCACCAAAATCTTTTAATAACTCAGTAGATTTTGGCACTGTCGTGTTTGTATCTTCTGCTCTTGGTTTGGGCATGCTTGTGAATGAATCTGGAATAGGCACCTACATGGGGGAAGCATTTAGCCAGCTTTTACCGTCGTCATCATCAGGATCGTTTTTTGGCTTTATGTCGCTTTCTTTAACATCCGTTGTGACTGGCTTAGTTACCACCATTCCCGGAGTACCTGCGGTCCTTTCCCCTTTAGCTGCAGAATTCGCTCAGGCTACGGGGTTTTCAACGACGGCTGTATTAATGACACAAGTTATCGGCTTTTCTACGGTTATTTTCCCATATCAGGTGGCTCCTTTGATTGTTGCAATGCAACTATCTCAAGAACCCTTAAGTAAATTGGTTAAAATAACGTTGCCTCTTACTGCAATAACGATCATTGTCCTATTTCCGTTGGATTATATTTGGTGGCTTGTGCTTAACTACATATAG
- a CDS encoding GGDEF domain-containing protein: MNNNDIHKAAETLRAAVPLMIKNQTPTTPQNYALWYTYIAETQPKLNNQLDKIIADHGLCLPSHNEALYQTYITGKTESDIRELKRSLEVLVNEIQLSIRDTLADTVSFEQSIKTNFASLTKIDLKTIAFDDLLLLVQELVSKSKKVKNSTSYFNQQMKTASTEIAHLKEELKRVENDAQYDSLSGLFNRGTFDKHLSTFCSSKQPLALSLILLDIDNFKNLNDVYGHVFGDMVIKAIAKRLQAGCRGEFTAYRYGGEEFALLLPNTSLKVAKQFAEAIRQSIEKISVKNKRSGEQIEHISASFGVAQFTESESPISLIDSADKQLYKAKRSGKNRVMAICS, from the coding sequence ATGAATAATAATGACATTCATAAAGCAGCAGAAACACTAAGAGCTGCTGTCCCTTTGATGATAAAAAATCAAACCCCTACCACGCCTCAAAACTATGCGTTGTGGTATACCTATATTGCAGAAACTCAACCAAAACTAAATAATCAGTTAGACAAAATTATCGCCGACCATGGATTATGTTTACCAAGCCATAACGAAGCGCTTTATCAAACGTATATCACGGGTAAAACTGAATCAGATATTCGAGAATTAAAACGTAGCCTAGAAGTTCTAGTGAATGAGATACAACTTTCAATTCGCGATACCCTTGCAGATACGGTTTCATTTGAACAATCAATAAAAACAAACTTTGCAAGTCTTACAAAAATCGACCTCAAAACTATCGCTTTTGATGACTTACTTTTATTAGTTCAAGAGCTTGTAAGCAAATCAAAAAAAGTAAAAAACTCTACGAGCTACTTCAACCAACAAATGAAAACAGCTAGCACTGAAATTGCCCACCTCAAAGAAGAGTTAAAAAGAGTAGAGAATGACGCGCAATACGACAGCTTGTCAGGGTTATTCAACAGAGGAACATTTGATAAACATCTGTCCACTTTCTGCTCTTCTAAACAACCACTAGCGCTAAGTTTAATACTTTTAGATATAGATAATTTCAAAAATTTGAATGACGTTTATGGTCACGTATTTGGTGACATGGTAATAAAAGCAATAGCAAAAAGGTTGCAAGCCGGTTGCCGAGGCGAATTTACGGCATATCGCTATGGAGGTGAAGAGTTCGCGTTACTTTTACCTAACACCAGCTTAAAAGTTGCAAAACAGTTTGCCGAAGCCATTCGTCAATCGATAGAAAAGATCTCTGTTAAAAATAAACGCTCTGGAGAGCAAATTGAACATATCTCGGCTTCTTTTGGCGTCGCTCAGTTTACAGAAAGTGAAAGCCCGATATCATTAATTGATAGTGCAGACAAACAACTATATAAAGCTAAGCGATCAGGCAAAAACAGAGTAATGGCTATATGTAGTTAA
- a CDS encoding YARHG domain-containing protein — protein sequence MNRLRHIFIVLTALYYPAVMANDSNATQTDEKPCTCVFNMNRAWNPEKIIWNNEAWKCTIYKDDGTCSEVQKVASLDDNNNAFLLAASSERMLSESELNRYDATDLRLIRNEIFARHGYTFKSEDLRTFFLPRRGMTP from the coding sequence ATGAACAGACTAAGGCATATTTTTATCGTGCTCACTGCATTGTACTATCCCGCAGTGATGGCGAATGACAGCAATGCGACACAGACAGATGAAAAACCATGTACTTGTGTTTTCAACATGAATCGGGCCTGGAATCCAGAAAAAATCATTTGGAATAACGAAGCATGGAAATGTACTATTTATAAAGACGACGGTACTTGCAGTGAAGTGCAAAAAGTCGCTAGTCTAGATGATAATAATAATGCTTTTTTACTTGCTGCATCTTCTGAACGGATGCTTAGCGAAAGTGAGCTCAACCGCTATGACGCTACCGATCTCCGGTTAATACGTAACGAAATTTTCGCTCGCCACGGTTATACTTTTAAATCTGAAGATTTACGTACATTTTTTCTACCAAGACGTGGTATGACCCCCTGA
- a CDS encoding DUF1289 domain-containing protein, giving the protein MFIGNNTNIITPCIGKCQLDESAVCKGCYRSSSEIADWVNKSEDEKISIVIRCKKMLAKQT; this is encoded by the coding sequence ATGTTCATAGGAAACAATACAAATATAATCACCCCTTGTATAGGTAAATGCCAGCTAGATGAAAGTGCAGTTTGCAAAGGTTGTTACCGGTCTTCATCAGAAATTGCTGATTGGGTAAATAAATCCGAAGACGAAAAAATAAGTATCGTTATTAGGTGTAAGAAGATGCTCGCTAAGCAGACCTAA
- a CDS encoding isochorismatase family protein: MLVRENTGLIVVDVQGKLARLVHDSNALISNCEKLIKGAQILDLPIILLEQNPNKLGSTVNELGAILNGVEPLIKFTFNGCESLNFLEAIRNQNVDTWLICGIEAHICVYQTAKGLVELGYKVALVSDCISSRDLSNKQLCINRLRNNGVEITGVEMCLYELVKDCNSSEFKTILSLVR; this comes from the coding sequence ATGCTCGTAAGAGAAAATACGGGGCTTATTGTGGTCGATGTTCAAGGCAAACTTGCACGGCTTGTTCATGATAGCAATGCTTTAATATCTAACTGTGAAAAGCTGATTAAAGGGGCTCAGATTCTCGATCTGCCTATTATTTTACTCGAACAAAATCCTAATAAGTTAGGGTCTACAGTCAACGAACTGGGTGCTATTCTTAACGGTGTTGAACCTTTAATAAAATTTACTTTCAATGGTTGCGAATCGCTAAACTTCTTAGAGGCTATCAGAAATCAAAATGTAGACACGTGGCTTATCTGTGGTATTGAGGCCCATATTTGCGTATATCAAACTGCTAAAGGACTGGTAGAACTAGGATACAAGGTCGCACTCGTTAGTGATTGCATCTCTTCTCGGGACTTATCAAATAAACAACTTTGCATAAATCGGTTAAGAAATAACGGTGTTGAAATTACCGGTGTAGAAATGTGCTTGTACGAACTAGTAAAAGACTGCAATTCTTCTGAATTTAAAACGATATTGAGTTTAGTGCGTTAG
- a CDS encoding DUF2860 family protein: protein MRKSPVIAIVSLSMMASQSHAAQKGFSGELSIMTGFTSSESNFNTDNPIKTDSLTSDVDAEQDWLVIPLGQLRYNFGSNANQELFLGTSRADIIQGVAALEVGYKYWLRDRSFLAVSVLPTIMKSETWADPFLVNESRQTTDESGNAYRFQYENIVGTGLNADIGYYTKDIDNELSGSGYSESVANQLQREGYGLYSKLSWTIYAGPGTFIQPGVRRNAYSAEGDAQSSTLWGYSLTLIRRSNQHFLALTADYTQTDFDTVHSIFGETRDDTQLGATAVYQYNNLMGYQNLAANVLITYSDLDSNLVFYDKKTLFSAVGLTLKF from the coding sequence ATGCGAAAATCTCCTGTAATTGCCATCGTTTCGTTGTCGATGATGGCCTCTCAGAGCCACGCAGCACAGAAAGGCTTTAGTGGTGAGTTATCTATCATGACTGGTTTCACATCCAGTGAAAGTAACTTTAATACCGACAATCCAATTAAAACCGACAGTCTTACCAGCGATGTTGATGCAGAACAGGACTGGTTGGTTATACCACTAGGTCAACTTCGTTATAATTTCGGCTCGAATGCTAACCAAGAGCTGTTCCTTGGTACTTCTAGAGCCGACATTATTCAGGGGGTTGCTGCGTTGGAAGTCGGTTACAAATATTGGCTCCGCGACCGTTCTTTCCTCGCAGTTTCGGTCTTACCGACCATTATGAAATCGGAAACTTGGGCCGATCCTTTTCTCGTCAACGAATCACGCCAAACAACCGATGAGTCTGGAAATGCTTATCGATTCCAGTATGAAAACATCGTTGGAACAGGGCTTAACGCTGATATTGGTTACTACACAAAAGATATCGATAACGAGTTATCAGGAAGTGGTTATTCAGAGTCAGTAGCAAATCAACTTCAGCGAGAAGGTTACGGATTGTATTCGAAACTCTCATGGACAATATATGCTGGCCCCGGCACCTTCATCCAACCTGGAGTAAGACGAAATGCTTATAGTGCTGAAGGAGATGCACAATCCAGTACCTTGTGGGGCTACTCATTAACCTTAATACGAAGAAGTAATCAACACTTTTTGGCTCTTACCGCGGATTATACACAAACTGACTTTGATACAGTTCATTCTATATTTGGAGAAACGCGGGATGATACTCAACTTGGAGCAACAGCGGTTTACCAATACAACAACTTGATGGGATACCAAAACTTAGCTGCCAATGTACTGATTACCTATTCTGATTTGGATTCAAATTTAGTTTTTTATGATAAAAAAACGCTATTTTCAGCGGTAGGGTTAACGCTAAAATTTTAA
- a CDS encoding nitrilase family protein, with protein MKDVRAASVQFNHRANDKFYNLSVIKHYVEKARKENVNIIVFPEMCVTGYWHVSKLSEPDIFSLAEFVPQGDTCQTLLAMSAKYEMSIGVGLIEKDEAGTLYNVYVMAMPDGKIAKHRKLHTFVSKYMASGDEYTVFDTPHGCRVGILICWDNNLVENVRLTALKGADILVAPHQTGGCNSRSPNAMGLIDTQLWYDRKRNPEAIRLEMQGQKGREWLMRWLPARAHDNGMFLIFSNGVGVDMDEVRSGNSMILNPYGQILVETDSIDNDIVIADLKAKELDMCTGRRWIRGRRPELYHPLITQNDELSPFFARFSEER; from the coding sequence ATGAAAGACGTGCGTGCGGCATCAGTCCAGTTCAATCATCGTGCTAATGACAAATTCTACAACCTGTCAGTCATTAAACACTACGTAGAAAAAGCACGAAAAGAAAATGTGAACATTATTGTCTTCCCAGAAATGTGCGTCACTGGGTATTGGCACGTTTCAAAACTAAGCGAACCTGACATCTTCTCTCTTGCTGAATTTGTCCCACAGGGAGATACATGCCAAACGTTGTTGGCTATGTCTGCTAAGTACGAAATGAGTATAGGTGTGGGGTTAATTGAAAAGGATGAAGCAGGAACCCTCTACAATGTCTACGTTATGGCAATGCCAGATGGGAAAATTGCTAAACATCGAAAATTACATACTTTCGTGAGCAAGTACATGGCGAGCGGCGATGAATATACCGTCTTTGATACACCACATGGATGTCGCGTTGGTATACTTATCTGCTGGGATAACAACTTAGTAGAAAACGTCAGGCTCACTGCGTTAAAAGGCGCTGATATCCTCGTTGCACCGCACCAAACTGGTGGCTGTAATTCTCGTAGCCCAAATGCTATGGGGCTTATCGACACGCAACTATGGTATGACCGAAAAAGAAACCCCGAAGCTATCCGTTTAGAGATGCAAGGACAAAAAGGGCGTGAATGGTTAATGCGGTGGTTACCTGCTCGTGCCCATGACAACGGGATGTTTCTGATATTTAGTAATGGCGTTGGGGTTGATATGGATGAAGTCAGGAGCGGAAATTCAATGATATTGAATCCATACGGACAAATACTTGTAGAAACCGATAGTATCGATAACGATATTGTCATTGCAGATCTAAAAGCAAAAGAGCTGGATATGTGTACAGGTAGACGTTGGATTCGTGGACGCAGGCCAGAGCTTTATCATCCCCTTATCACCCAAAATGATGAACTGTCGCCTTTTTTCGCAAGGTTTTCAGAAGAAAGGTAA
- a CDS encoding GFA family protein, giving the protein MSKLYQGQCLCGGIKFEVDEIRPRMAHCHCTMCRKFHGAAFSTFGEAKVEHFRWLSGMALIRTFQAKNGTKRQFCDTCGSSLRFIPSNDTGEYVEFSLSLLDDDIPHRSDAHIYTKFRASWYEITDGLPVFSEGRK; this is encoded by the coding sequence ATGAGTAAATTATATCAAGGGCAATGCCTCTGCGGCGGAATCAAGTTTGAAGTCGATGAAATTCGGCCACGGATGGCACACTGCCATTGCACTATGTGTAGAAAATTTCATGGGGCAGCGTTTTCAACTTTTGGGGAAGCAAAGGTAGAACACTTTAGATGGCTGTCAGGAATGGCATTAATAAGAACATTTCAGGCTAAAAACGGAACGAAGCGTCAGTTTTGCGATACATGTGGATCTAGCCTACGCTTTATTCCTTCGAATGATACAGGTGAATACGTCGAGTTTTCCCTTTCGCTGTTGGATGACGACATTCCTCATCGATCTGATGCTCATATATACACAAAGTTTAGGGCAAGTTGGTACGAAATTACTGACGGTCTTCCTGTATTCAGTGAAGGACGTAAGTAG
- a CDS encoding TA system antitoxin ParD family protein, producing the protein MATSSIRIDQELVEKASIMAKALNRTTPKQIEHWAKIGEMMEDNPDLPYEFVKQAIISKAEKEAGKLEPYSFD; encoded by the coding sequence ATGGCAACTTCAAGTATTAGAATCGATCAAGAGTTGGTTGAAAAAGCCTCCATCATGGCAAAGGCTCTTAATCGTACGACACCAAAACAAATTGAACATTGGGCTAAAATTGGTGAAATGATGGAAGATAATCCAGATTTACCGTATGAGTTTGTAAAACAGGCCATTATATCGAAAGCTGAAAAAGAGGCAGGTAAACTGGAGCCTTATAGCTTTGACTAA
- a CDS encoding type II toxin-antitoxin system RelE/ParE family toxin yields the protein MTKITNILQTPTFKKAVKKLHKNQKKDLDIAIRTLMDEPLIGEQKKGDLVFLRVYKFKMVKQLTLLGYSYEDGTVTLELIAFGSHENFYRDIKNSY from the coding sequence TTGACTAAAATAACCAATATTCTTCAGACACCTACGTTTAAAAAAGCAGTCAAGAAACTTCATAAAAATCAAAAGAAGGATCTTGACATAGCAATCAGAACTTTAATGGATGAACCACTGATTGGTGAACAGAAAAAAGGTGATCTTGTGTTTCTGCGTGTTTACAAATTCAAAATGGTTAAGCAATTAACGTTACTGGGTTATAGCTACGAAGATGGTACCGTGACTCTTGAACTGATTGCTTTTGGTTCTCATGAGAATTTCTATCGTGATATTAAGAACAGTTATTAG
- a CDS encoding methyltransferase domain-containing protein, producing the protein MEKRSIDLLTNGGLLSVLDVGSGTGFDCWSFMIHFGEGTKITGVDSSKIMIEEATIRYGVKYPQINFITASVEHLPFKNNTYSATHCERLLCHLPSPNTAIEEIIRVTKPGGRVVVTEADYGTTIIHSDLLALTERLVNLLCISITNHRIGRQLSGTLAANGLKDIVIETNNLVFRSLNEFDRASGLISSLESAVEKGVLTNNEKTAWLEDQRNKDEKGQFFASTTFFTVAGNV; encoded by the coding sequence TTGGAAAAAAGAAGTATCGATTTACTAACTAATGGAGGGTTACTGTCTGTATTAGACGTCGGTAGTGGAACAGGTTTTGACTGTTGGTCTTTTATGATTCATTTTGGAGAAGGAACAAAAATTACGGGCGTTGACAGCTCGAAGATAATGATTGAAGAAGCAACAATCAGATACGGTGTGAAATACCCACAAATCAATTTCATTACGGCAAGTGTTGAGCATCTACCTTTTAAAAATAACACATATTCTGCAACGCATTGTGAACGGTTACTGTGTCATTTACCAAGCCCAAACACTGCCATAGAAGAAATTATTCGCGTAACAAAACCTGGTGGCCGCGTTGTAGTAACAGAAGCCGATTATGGCACTACTATCATCCACTCGGATTTATTAGCTTTAACAGAAAGACTCGTAAACCTACTCTGCATTAGTATTACAAACCATCGAATTGGACGCCAACTCTCAGGAACATTGGCTGCTAATGGCCTAAAGGACATTGTAATAGAAACTAATAACCTTGTATTTCGTTCACTGAATGAGTTTGATCGTGCTTCCGGATTAATTTCTTCGCTAGAGAGTGCCGTTGAAAAAGGAGTGCTTACTAATAATGAGAAGACAGCCTGGTTGGAAGACCAACGAAACAAAGATGAAAAAGGTCAATTTTTTGCGTCAACTACATTCTTTACCGTTGCCGGAAATGTATAA
- a CDS encoding response regulator transcription factor, whose protein sequence is MDYQRLNKWIIELYQHSANVPLNDFKHWALTRLQDWIEFDSALWVSCSNLNVSVNPVDVYLFNQPYAFMKSYQALYPNENEDPIVKAILASPDNPIRVKKLFSNHGYYQNDIYLKHGQYFGIEDVISTLKISESTGTMNIVSLYNSATRYEFSEQDTFIKHLLMPHLVEALRNNLISSINAPKRQNRTCAILDNFGFIYEAEELFISVLKKVDYIKNNQLRIPNQLESLNSGVFEVDKETLLKLERVDGLLFASLNTDSPLRNLTLRQTDIVQALCEGSSDNEIAKKFNLSPKTIRNHLSQIYKKTGLNNRASLINYYLINELEHSKEPLMEKSLDPKVGFKNVDQDNRHLIEYLDVLSEHPNVVSWKKEVSIY, encoded by the coding sequence ATGGACTATCAACGATTAAACAAATGGATAATAGAGTTGTATCAACACTCTGCCAATGTCCCATTGAACGACTTTAAACATTGGGCGCTAACTCGACTTCAAGATTGGATAGAGTTTGACTCTGCTTTATGGGTCAGTTGTTCTAACTTAAACGTGAGTGTGAATCCCGTTGATGTCTACCTTTTTAACCAGCCATATGCATTTATGAAAAGTTACCAAGCGCTATACCCCAATGAAAATGAAGATCCCATCGTTAAAGCAATATTAGCAAGCCCTGATAACCCTATTCGTGTCAAGAAATTGTTTTCTAACCATGGATACTATCAAAACGATATATACCTAAAACATGGGCAATATTTTGGCATTGAAGATGTAATTTCAACCCTGAAAATTTCTGAGTCAACAGGAACCATGAATATTGTTTCTTTATACAACTCAGCCACACGATACGAGTTTTCTGAACAAGACACTTTTATTAAACATCTGTTAATGCCTCATCTGGTTGAAGCATTAAGGAACAATTTGATATCTTCAATTAACGCACCAAAACGTCAAAACCGCACTTGTGCAATTTTAGATAACTTCGGCTTCATATATGAAGCCGAAGAACTCTTTATCTCTGTTTTAAAAAAAGTAGACTACATAAAAAACAACCAATTGCGGATACCTAATCAGTTAGAGTCACTAAACTCTGGCGTATTTGAAGTTGATAAAGAAACGCTGTTAAAGCTAGAACGTGTGGATGGATTACTATTTGCGTCTTTAAATACAGATTCACCGCTGCGTAACTTAACACTTCGGCAAACTGACATTGTTCAAGCCTTGTGTGAAGGAAGCAGCGATAACGAAATTGCCAAAAAATTCAATTTATCTCCAAAGACTATTCGTAACCACCTATCTCAAATTTATAAAAAAACGGGGTTAAACAATCGAGCATCATTGATTAATTATTATTTAATCAATGAACTAGAACACTCTAAGGAGCCACTAATGGAGAAGTCATTGGACCCTAAGGTCGGATTTAAAAATGTTGACCAAGATAATCGGCATTTAATTGAATACCTTGATGTCTTATCCGAACACCCTAATGTTGTAAGTTGGAAAAAAGAAGTATCGATTTACTAA
- a CDS encoding helix-turn-helix domain-containing protein, protein MVDAPLSQYHKKKSIYQYSAFAFVKKINQDNSRQAVLNQFGQQEQQILYLLVEGLSTKQISNKVFLSEKTIRNKLTKLYKTLGVTGRTQAMVLLFPSIQGCGWTIND, encoded by the coding sequence ATGGTTGATGCCCCACTTAGTCAATACCACAAGAAAAAATCAATTTACCAATACTCAGCCTTTGCATTCGTTAAAAAAATCAATCAAGATAATTCTCGTCAGGCGGTGTTAAATCAATTCGGTCAACAAGAACAACAAATTCTTTATTTATTAGTGGAAGGACTGTCTACAAAACAGATTTCGAACAAAGTGTTTCTCAGCGAAAAAACGATTCGTAATAAGCTCACAAAGTTATATAAAACACTTGGAGTAACAGGGCGTACACAGGCAATGGTTCTGCTGTTTCCTTCTATTCAAGGATGTGGATGGACTATCAACGATTAA
- a CDS encoding type II toxin-antitoxin system Phd/YefM family antitoxin has translation MKVEVVTSLKRKATKILAELHDSKEPILITEHGIPSAYLVDVEDYEFMQNRLSILEGIARGERALIDGKTLSNKEAKDKMSKWLK, from the coding sequence ATGAAAGTTGAAGTAGTAACTTCCCTTAAGCGAAAGGCTACCAAGATTCTTGCTGAACTACACGATAGCAAAGAACCTATTCTGATTACTGAGCATGGAATACCATCGGCTTATCTTGTTGACGTTGAAGACTATGAGTTTATGCAAAATCGACTTTCTATCCTCGAAGGAATTGCAAGAGGAGAAAGAGCATTAATAGATGGAAAAACGTTAAGTAATAAGGAAGCCAAGGACAAGATGTCAAAATGGCTGAAATAA
- a CDS encoding type II toxin-antitoxin system RelE/ParE family toxin, whose translation MAEIIWTDPALTDLNDIAEYIAVDNISAAKTLIQTVFTKVERLELFPESGRIPNEIPHLPYREVVVNPCRIFYKIEESKIFILLVMREERNLRKFLLNKMN comes from the coding sequence ATGGCTGAAATAATATGGACTGACCCCGCTCTTACTGACTTAAATGATATAGCTGAATATATAGCCGTAGATAATATAAGTGCGGCAAAAACGCTTATCCAAACAGTTTTTACTAAGGTTGAACGTTTAGAGTTATTTCCTGAATCTGGGCGAATTCCGAATGAAATACCGCATTTGCCTTACCGAGAAGTAGTTGTTAACCCGTGCCGAATATTTTATAAGATAGAAGAAAGCAAGATTTTCATTCTATTGGTAATGCGGGAAGAAAGAAATTTGAGAAAATTTTTACTGAACAAAATGAATTAA
- a CDS encoding LysE family translocator — protein MHILNIEAFLIAITILTLTPGLDTAVVIRNTSRSGMKDGCVTSFGICLGLFVHATFSAIGISAILLQSAEAFQVMKWVGAAYLIYLGINGLRSTLKGGSSLKLSDTSHDKFQLKRSLREGFLSNVLNPKTAVFYLAFLPQFIDPEYSPFIQSLLMATIHFFIAMAWQCGLAGAINFAKRLVQNGSIMTWMEGLTGVVLIGLGIKLLLEEPPIPNT, from the coding sequence ATGCATATTTTAAATATCGAGGCGTTTTTAATAGCCATAACAATACTGACACTGACACCGGGGCTAGATACGGCAGTTGTCATTAGGAATACAAGTCGATCTGGGATGAAAGACGGTTGTGTTACCAGTTTTGGCATTTGTTTAGGTTTGTTTGTACACGCTACATTTTCCGCTATTGGTATTTCTGCCATATTGCTTCAGTCAGCAGAAGCCTTCCAAGTCATGAAGTGGGTTGGGGCTGCCTATCTAATCTATTTAGGTATCAATGGATTGCGCTCGACATTGAAAGGAGGCAGTAGCTTAAAGCTTAGTGATACATCTCATGACAAGTTTCAATTAAAACGATCTCTTAGGGAAGGCTTCCTTTCAAATGTTTTAAACCCAAAAACTGCAGTTTTTTATCTGGCCTTTTTGCCACAGTTCATTGACCCTGAATACTCACCGTTTATTCAATCGTTATTAATGGCAACCATTCATTTTTTTATTGCGATGGCATGGCAATGTGGATTAGCGGGTGCTATAAATTTCGCTAAGCGCCTAGTACAAAATGGTTCAATAATGACGTGGATGGAAGGGTTGACGGGAGTAGTACTTATTGGGCTAGGGATTAAGTTATTGCTCGAAGAGCCGCCCATTCCCAATACATAG